A single Arcobacter sp. FWKO B DNA region contains:
- the rplQ gene encoding 50S ribosomal protein L17: MRHKHGYRKLNRTSSHRSALLKNLAISLIQHEKIETTLPKAKELRSYVEKLVTKARVADFNSHRAIFAVLQDKEATKKLINEVAPKYVGRNGGYTSIIKTRIRRGDATQMAFISFV; the protein is encoded by the coding sequence ATGAGACATAAGCATGGTTATAGAAAACTAAATCGTACATCTTCTCATAGAAGTGCGTTACTGAAAAACTTAGCGATTTCTTTGATTCAACACGAGAAGATAGAAACTACATTACCAAAAGCAAAAGAGCTTAGAAGTTATGTAGAAAAACTTGTTACAAAAGCTAGAGTTGCTGATTTTAATTCACATAGAGCAATTTTTGCAGTATTACAAGACAAAGAAGCTACAAAAAAATTAATTAATGAAGTAGCTCCTAAATATGTTGGAAGAAATGGTGGATATACATCTATCATTAAAACAAGAATTAGAAGAGGCGATGCTACACAAATGGCATTTATCTCTTTCGTATAA
- a CDS encoding HesA/MoeB/ThiF family protein, giving the protein MQVISEEYTKFFHRQIELWGEETQVSLLDKKILIIGSGGLGCSLGIALGSSGIGQIDLVDFDEVSLHNIHRQVAFKTNDVGKKKCEVLKELILSRNPFVTVNSYDCDLDTFITNHYSQLTINYDLIIDATDNLPTRAKIDNFAKRINIPWLYGSVEEFHGHICLFNKASFESVFQVTNRKPAGIAAPIVVQIAATQANIALRFLAGQSVSTDKLYYCYYDKNGDFSLQKFGV; this is encoded by the coding sequence ATGCAAGTTATAAGTGAAGAATATACTAAATTTTTTCATAGACAAATAGAACTTTGGGGTGAAGAAACACAAGTAAGTTTGTTAGATAAAAAAATACTTATTATAGGAAGTGGTGGTTTAGGCTGTAGTTTGGGAATTGCTCTTGGAAGTAGCGGAATAGGTCAAATTGATTTGGTTGATTTTGATGAAGTGAGTTTACACAATATCCATAGACAAGTTGCCTTTAAAACTAATGATGTTGGTAAAAAAAAGTGTGAAGTATTAAAAGAGTTAATACTTTCAAGAAATCCATTTGTAACTGTAAATTCATATGACTGTGATTTAGACACTTTCATAACGAACCACTATTCACAATTAACAATCAACTATGATTTAATCATAGATGCAACAGACAATCTTCCAACTCGTGCAAAAATTGACAATTTTGCAAAGCGTATAAATATACCTTGGCTTTATGGCAGTGTAGAAGAGTTTCATGGACATATTTGTTTGTTTAATAAAGCTTCATTTGAAAGTGTATTTCAAGTAACAAACAGAAAACCAGCTGGAATAGCTGCTCCTATTGTTGTACAAATAGCTGCAACACAAGCAAATATTGCTTTACGATTTTTGGCAGGGCAAAGTGTATCAACAGATAAACTATATTATTGCTATTATGATAAAAATGGCGATTTTTCTCTTCAGAAATTTGGAGTTTAA
- the rpsM gene encoding 30S ribosomal protein S13, translated as MARIAGADLPNKKRMEYALTYIYGIGLHTSRLILDATGISYDKRVFELTEDEAAAIRQEIQKNYMVEGDLRKKVAMDIKALMDLGNYRGLRHRKGLPVRGQSTKTNARTRKGKKKTVGSASK; from the coding sequence ATGGCTCGTATCGCAGGTGCTGATTTACCAAACAAAAAAAGAATGGAATATGCCTTAACATATATTTATGGTATAGGACTACATACTTCAAGATTGATTCTTGATGCAACAGGAATATCTTACGACAAGAGAGTTTTTGAATTAACAGAAGATGAAGCAGCAGCTATCAGACAAGAAATTCAAAAAAACTATATGGTTGAGGGTGATCTTAGAAAAAAAGTTGCTATGGATATTAAAGCTCTAATGGACTTAGGTAATTACAGAGGTTTAAGACATAGAAAAGGTTTACCAGTTCGTGGTCAAAGCACAAAAACAAACGCTAGAACTAGAAAAGGTAAAAAGAAAACCGTTGGTTCTGCATCTAAGTAA
- a CDS encoding DNA-directed RNA polymerase subunit alpha: protein MRKITDTPFLPTDVEIEKVSDTVSKIIAYPFESGYAVTLAHPLRRILMSSSKGFSPIAVRIAGVKHEFDSLRGMLEDVAVFIINLKNIGFKVRGTTESQIEVEYSFDGAKEIKAIDLNNSFVEVVNEDAHLATINSDCNLSFSIILQRGIGYVPSEEIRDLIPADYIPLDAFFSPVKKVIYDIEKMLVEDNPNYEKIIFTVETDGEITPVEAFKEAVSVMYSQMSVFNKVFDLSDVSLAETTEEPAEVKSLVQKIEDLNLSARSFNSLDRSGIKYLGELVLMSEAEVKNIKNLGKKSYDEISEKLESLGFPVDYTLPESIASTLRRKLEQLKA from the coding sequence ATGAGAAAAATTACAGATACACCGTTTTTACCAACTGATGTAGAGATTGAAAAAGTAAGTGATACAGTTTCTAAAATTATTGCGTACCCTTTTGAAAGTGGTTATGCAGTAACTTTAGCTCATCCGTTAAGAAGAATTCTAATGAGTAGCTCAAAAGGTTTTTCACCAATAGCAGTAAGAATTGCTGGTGTTAAACATGAGTTTGACTCATTAAGAGGTATGCTTGAAGATGTTGCTGTATTTATTATCAATCTTAAAAATATTGGCTTTAAAGTTAGAGGCACAACAGAATCTCAAATTGAAGTAGAGTATTCTTTTGATGGTGCTAAAGAAATTAAAGCAATAGACTTAAATAACTCTTTTGTAGAAGTTGTAAATGAAGATGCTCATTTAGCTACAATCAATAGTGATTGTAATCTTTCATTTTCAATTATATTACAAAGAGGTATAGGATATGTTCCAAGTGAAGAGATCAGAGATTTAATTCCTGCTGATTATATTCCACTTGATGCATTTTTCTCTCCTGTAAAAAAAGTTATTTACGATATAGAGAAAATGCTTGTAGAAGACAATCCAAACTATGAGAAAATAATATTTACTGTAGAAACTGATGGAGAAATTACACCTGTTGAAGCTTTTAAAGAAGCTGTATCTGTAATGTATTCTCAAATGTCAGTGTTTAATAAAGTATTTGATTTAAGTGATGTATCTTTAGCTGAAACAACTGAAGAACCTGCTGAAGTTAAGTCTTTAGTACAAAAAATAGAAGATTTGAATTTAAGTGCAAGAAGTTTTAATAGTTTAGATAGATCAGGCATCAAATACTTAGGTGAATTAGTATTAATGAGTGAAGCTGAAGTTAAAAATATTAAAAATCTTGGAAAAAAATCTTATGATGAGATTAGTGAAAAGCTTGAAAGTCTTGGATTTCCAGTAGATTATACTTTGCCTGAGAGCATTGCTTCAACTCTACGAAGAAAATTAGAGCAATTAAAAGCTTAA
- a CDS encoding M48 family metallopeptidase, whose translation MKITIIKKKIKNSYIKILPTAEVQVSVPKHASQFYIDNLIESKKEWIYKKIDFVSNKINYNKPLNLVDGDELYYMGQKYNLQILKSCTNSVYIDTEYIILTTKIDTFEYKKKLIDKFYLENAKIILTEILNNYQQMVKKNINCVKIRKMSSRWGSCNYIKKNINLNSELIKKPLGFIEYVVLHELAHLTHPNHSRDFYSYIEEFMPDWKMKCKL comes from the coding sequence ATGAAAATAACTATCATAAAGAAAAAAATCAAAAATAGTTATATTAAAATACTGCCAACAGCAGAGGTACAAGTTAGTGTACCTAAGCATGCTTCACAATTTTATATCGATAATCTTATAGAATCAAAAAAAGAGTGGATTTACAAAAAAATAGATTTTGTATCTAATAAAATTAATTATAACAAACCATTAAATTTAGTAGATGGTGATGAACTATATTACATGGGACAAAAATATAATTTACAAATTTTAAAATCTTGCACCAATAGTGTTTATATTGATACAGAGTATATAATACTGACTACAAAAATTGATACTTTTGAATATAAAAAAAAATTAATTGATAAATTTTACTTAGAAAATGCAAAAATAATTTTGACAGAAATTTTAAATAATTATCAACAAATGGTAAAAAAAAATATAAATTGTGTTAAAATAAGAAAAATGAGTTCAAGGTGGGGTAGTTGTAACTACATTAAAAAAAATATTAATCTTAATAGTGAGCTTATCAAAAAGCCTTTGGGATTTATAGAATATGTTGTGTTACACGAGTTAGCTCATCTAACGCATCCAAATCATAGTCGAGATTTTTACAGTTATATAGAAGAATTTATGCCAGATTGGAAGATGAAATGCAAGTTATAA
- the rpmJ gene encoding 50S ribosomal protein L36, producing the protein MKVRASVKKMCDKCKVIKRRGVVRVICETPKHKQRQG; encoded by the coding sequence ATGAAAGTAAGAGCTTCAGTTAAAAAAATGTGTGACAAATGTAAAGTCATCAAAAGAAGAGGTGTTGTAAGAGTTATCTGTGAAACACCAAAACACAAACAAAGACAAGGATAA
- the metX gene encoding homoserine O-acetyltransferase MetX gives MKIETKKARFTNPLYLESGRILEPYEIMYETYGELNEDKSNVVLITHALSGNHHCAGRYANEAKPGWWDNFIGPNKPVDTNKYFVICTNNLGSCFGSTGPMSPNYPSDKPYRYKFPVLTISDIVKAQKILLDSLGIYHVKAIIGGSMGGMQALCYAIEYPRFADIIIPMATTAYTRPWAIAFNKITVEAIKNDPEFKNGEYEAEDIKANGLAGLAVGRMAGHISYLSPMSMEEKFARNYVQTDGLYELFGRFEVERYMEYNGYNFPHKFDPLSYLYIVKTINIFDASRNYDSLEDAFSRIKSKLHLISFSGDMLFFPSEMEEIYNMMCKLGKSDICTYKMVESDYGHDAFLVEVDKFGDYIKDLLESKA, from the coding sequence TTGAAGATAGAGACAAAGAAAGCTAGATTTACCAATCCATTATATCTTGAAAGTGGGCGTATATTAGAGCCATATGAAATAATGTATGAAACTTATGGTGAGTTAAATGAAGATAAAAGTAATGTTGTCTTAATTACTCATGCCTTAAGTGGTAACCACCATTGTGCAGGAAGATATGCAAATGAAGCAAAACCTGGCTGGTGGGATAACTTTATAGGACCAAATAAGCCAGTAGATACAAATAAATATTTTGTAATATGCACAAATAATCTTGGAAGTTGTTTTGGAAGTACTGGTCCTATGAGTCCAAATTACCCTAGTGATAAGCCATATAGATATAAATTCCCAGTTCTGACAATTAGCGATATTGTAAAAGCCCAAAAAATACTTCTTGATTCTTTGGGAATATATCATGTAAAAGCTATTATTGGTGGAAGTATGGGGGGTATGCAAGCACTTTGTTATGCTATTGAATACCCTAGATTTGCTGATATTATTATCCCTATGGCAACAACAGCCTATACTAGACCATGGGCAATAGCATTTAATAAAATAACAGTTGAAGCTATTAAAAATGATCCAGAATTTAAAAATGGCGAATATGAAGCTGAAGATATAAAAGCAAATGGGCTTGCTGGACTTGCTGTTGGAAGAATGGCTGGACATATATCTTATCTTTCTCCGATGTCAATGGAAGAAAAATTTGCTAGAAATTATGTACAAACTGATGGATTATATGAACTATTTGGTAGATTTGAAGTAGAAAGATATATGGAATATAACGGATATAATTTTCCACATAAGTTTGATCCATTAAGTTATCTTTATATAGTAAAAACTATAAATATATTTGATGCAAGTAGAAACTATGATAGTTTAGAAGATGCATTTAGTAGAATAAAATCAAAACTTCATTTAATATCTTTTAGTGGTGATATGTTGTTTTTTCCATCTGAAATGGAAGAAATTTATAATATGATGTGTAAATTAGGAAAAAGTGATATATGTACTTATAAGATGGTAGAGAGTGATTATGGACATGATGCATTTTTAGTTGAAGTTGATAAATTTGGTGATTATATCAAGGATTTATTAGAGAGTAAAGCGTGA
- a CDS encoding 2OG-Fe(II) oxygenase, whose translation MKINTNQISNYVYCDSSLENMFIESKFLPNPYKDYPFMIIKNFLSLSECKEIVDTIQKSSDYEKAMVKTKLLDSVVDSTLNQKIRKTNIYSLDEKYEQMYQNSFIKHQEEIEDFFCVSLNLATKTQVLEYTKGCFYIKHSDDSNELIDTDKNTIGFDLVVPQRKITTVLFVTTNVDEVCDEYSFSGGELIFNYLFDEHGNNIIMKPEAGDMVVFPSNPYFSHEVKVVKDGYRLTIVQWHNALF comes from the coding sequence TTGAAAATAAATACAAACCAAATAAGTAATTATGTCTACTGTGATAGTTCACTAGAAAATATGTTTATTGAATCTAAGTTTTTACCCAATCCATACAAAGACTATCCATTTATGATAATTAAAAATTTTTTATCCTTATCTGAATGTAAAGAAATTGTTGATACTATTCAAAAAAGTTCTGATTATGAAAAAGCAATGGTTAAAACAAAACTATTAGATAGTGTTGTCGATTCAACATTAAATCAAAAGATTAGAAAAACAAATATTTACTCATTGGATGAAAAATATGAACAAATGTATCAAAACTCTTTTATAAAACACCAAGAAGAAATTGAAGATTTTTTTTGTGTTTCTTTAAATCTGGCTACCAAAACTCAAGTTTTAGAGTATACTAAAGGGTGTTTTTATATCAAACACAGTGATGATTCAAATGAATTAATAGATACTGATAAAAATACAATTGGTTTTGATTTAGTTGTTCCTCAAAGAAAAATTACAACAGTATTATTTGTAACTACAAATGTTGATGAAGTTTGTGATGAGTATAGTTTTAGTGGTGGTGAACTTATTTTTAATTATCTTTTTGATGAGCATGGAAATAATATTATTATGAAACCTGAAGCTGGAGATATGGTAGTATTTCCTAGTAATCCCTATTTTTCTCATGAAGTAAAAGTAGTCAAAGATGGCTATAGACTTACCATAGTACAGTGGCATAATGCACTTTTTTGA
- the guaB gene encoding IMP dehydrogenase, with protein MRIRKKALTFDDVLLVPAKSEVLPKEVCLKTMLTKNISLNVPFVSAAMDTVTEYRAAIAMARLGGIGIIHKNMDISSQVMQVKKVKKSESGIIIDPVSIKPEQTLQEAQRLMDEYKISGVPVVDNDNNLLGILTNRDMRFIKDFSKTAEETMTRMPLITGKAGTTLEVAAEIMHKNKIEKLPIIDDNGKLKGLITIKDINKKIEYPNANKDSLGRLRVGAAIGVGQLDRARALVDAGVDVLVLDSAHGHSRGILDTVTKIKQELDIDVIAGNVATAEATVDLIKAGADGVKVGIGPGSICTTRIVAGVGVPQISAIDECSEAAKSYGVPIIADGGIKFSGDVAKALAVGASCVMMGSALAGTEESPGEVILSHGRKFKTYRGMGSIGAMTKGSTDRYFQEGTAADKLVPEGIEGMVPYRGDIGDIVHQFIGGLRSSMGYLGSKDIPTFQAKAEFVEITSAGLKESHVHDVTITNEAPNYHI; from the coding sequence ATGAGAATAAGAAAAAAAGCTTTAACTTTTGATGATGTATTATTAGTTCCTGCTAAATCAGAGGTACTACCAAAAGAAGTTTGTTTAAAAACAATGCTTACAAAAAACATATCTTTAAATGTACCTTTTGTAAGTGCTGCTATGGATACTGTAACAGAATATCGTGCTGCAATTGCAATGGCAAGACTTGGTGGAATTGGTATTATTCACAAAAATATGGATATTTCTTCTCAGGTAATGCAGGTTAAAAAAGTTAAAAAAAGTGAAAGTGGTATTATAATAGACCCAGTATCAATTAAACCTGAACAAACATTACAAGAAGCACAAAGGTTGATGGATGAGTATAAAATCTCTGGTGTGCCTGTTGTAGATAATGATAATAATCTTTTAGGAATTTTGACAAATAGAGATATGAGATTTATAAAAGATTTTTCAAAAACAGCTGAAGAAACTATGACAAGAATGCCTTTAATTACTGGAAAAGCTGGAACAACTTTAGAAGTTGCAGCAGAAATTATGCATAAAAATAAAATAGAAAAACTTCCTATTATTGATGATAATGGCAAATTAAAAGGGCTTATTACAATCAAAGATATTAACAAAAAAATTGAATACCCAAATGCAAATAAAGATAGTTTAGGAAGACTTAGAGTTGGTGCTGCAATTGGTGTAGGACAACTTGATCGTGCTCGTGCATTAGTTGATGCAGGTGTAGATGTACTTGTACTTGATTCAGCTCATGGACATAGTCGTGGAATACTTGATACTGTAACAAAGATTAAACAAGAACTTGATATAGATGTGATTGCTGGTAATGTAGCAACAGCAGAAGCTACTGTAGATTTAATCAAAGCTGGTGCAGATGGGGTTAAAGTTGGAATTGGACCAGGTTCAATTTGTACTACTAGAATTGTTGCTGGTGTTGGTGTTCCACAAATAAGTGCAATAGATGAGTGCTCTGAAGCAGCAAAATCTTATGGTGTACCAATTATAGCTGATGGCGGAATTAAGTTTAGTGGAGATGTTGCAAAAGCACTAGCTGTTGGTGCTAGTTGTGTTATGATGGGAAGTGCATTAGCTGGTACAGAAGAAAGTCCAGGTGAAGTAATATTATCTCATGGTAGAAAGTTTAAAACTTATCGAGGAATGGGAAGTATAGGTGCTATGACTAAAGGAAGTACTGATAGATATTTCCAAGAAGGGACAGCAGCTGATAAACTTGTACCTGAAGGAATTGAAGGTATGGTACCTTATCGAGGAGATATTGGTGATATTGTTCATCAATTTATTGGAGGACTTAGATCTTCTATGGGATATCTTGGTAGTAAAGATATACCAACATTCCAAGCAAAAGCTGAATTTGTAGAGATCACAAGTGCAGGACTTAAAGAGAGCCATGTACATGATGTAACTATTACAAATGAAGCTCCGAATTACCATATCTGA
- the rpsK gene encoding 30S ribosomal protein S11, translated as MAKKKNVVRKKIVRKNIADGIVHIAATFNNTVVSVSDNAGNVIAWSSAGSLGFKGSKKSTPFAAQQAVEDAMKKAMEHGIKFVGIKVQGPGSGRDTAVKSVGSIDGVSVRWFKDVTPLPHNGCRPPKRRRV; from the coding sequence ATGGCAAAGAAAAAAAATGTAGTTAGAAAAAAAATAGTAAGAAAAAATATTGCTGATGGTATAGTACATATTGCAGCAACATTTAATAATACAGTTGTTTCTGTAAGTGACAATGCTGGAAATGTTATTGCTTGGAGTAGTGCTGGAAGCCTAGGTTTCAAAGGTAGCAAAAAATCTACACCATTTGCAGCACAACAAGCAGTTGAAGATGCAATGAAAAAAGCGATGGAACATGGTATCAAATTCGTAGGTATCAAAGTTCAAGGTCCTGGTAGTGGTAGAGATACTGCTGTGAAATCTGTAGGTTCAATTGATGGTGTTAGTGTAAGATGGTTCAAAGATGTTACACCACTACCTCACAATGGTTGTAGACCTCCAAAAAGAAGAAGAGTGTAA
- the gatA gene encoding Asp-tRNA(Asn)/Glu-tRNA(Gln) amidotransferase subunit GatA, producing the protein MITLKEALTLSQDELKNLKSELSKKIKDQKHIGAYIEQLTNQDIFTRGNGIPIAIKDNINIKNFSMTCSSEILQGYVAPYDATIIANLETNGFSPFGITNMDEFAMGSSTESSFYGKTLNPINNERVPGGSSGGSAAAVASGLAVAAIGTDTGGSIRQPAAYCGCVGMKPTYGRVSRYGITAYSSSLDQAGPITQNVTDAAILYDAIAGYDQLDSTSANISYEKVTANLNPNKKLTIAVIQNFIDEASDDIKKEFERTINELKNAGHTIVYDNMVDTKMIVSSYYIIATAEASANLARFDGIRYGNRKGEAGLKDIYLKTKSQGFGDEVQRRIMLGSFVLSSGYYDAYYIKAQKVRHLIKDNYDRILQNADLILSPVAPTTAPKFGAFSTPLEMYLSDIYTISVNLAGLPAISLPVGKDSEGMPIGLQLIGKAFDEQTLFDGALSLEQSVNYKG; encoded by the coding sequence GTGATTACACTAAAAGAAGCATTGACACTATCTCAAGATGAACTTAAAAATCTAAAAAGTGAATTATCAAAAAAGATTAAAGATCAAAAACATATTGGTGCATATATTGAACAATTAACAAATCAAGATATATTTACTAGAGGTAATGGGATACCTATAGCTATAAAAGATAATATAAATATAAAAAATTTTTCAATGACTTGTAGTAGTGAAATACTTCAAGGTTATGTGGCGCCATATGATGCTACTATCATTGCTAATTTAGAAACTAATGGTTTTTCTCCATTTGGTATTACAAATATGGATGAGTTTGCTATGGGTAGTTCTACTGAAAGTAGCTTTTATGGAAAAACATTAAATCCAATTAATAATGAAAGAGTTCCAGGTGGAAGTAGTGGTGGTAGTGCAGCAGCTGTTGCTTCTGGTCTTGCTGTTGCAGCAATAGGAACAGATACTGGGGGTAGTATAAGACAACCTGCTGCTTATTGTGGATGTGTAGGGATGAAACCAACTTATGGAAGAGTAAGTAGGTATGGAATTACTGCTTATAGTTCATCACTTGATCAAGCTGGTCCTATAACACAAAATGTTACAGATGCAGCTATTTTATATGATGCTATTGCAGGGTATGATCAATTAGATTCTACTAGTGCTAATATATCTTATGAAAAAGTAACTGCAAATCTTAATCCAAATAAAAAGCTCACTATTGCTGTTATCCAAAATTTTATTGATGAAGCTAGTGATGATATAAAAAAAGAATTTGAAAGAACTATTAATGAACTAAAAAATGCTGGTCATACAATAGTATATGATAATATGGTAGATACTAAAATGATAGTATCATCATATTATATAATAGCAACAGCAGAAGCTAGTGCAAACTTAGCAAGATTTGATGGTATTAGATATGGAAATAGAAAAGGTGAAGCTGGGCTTAAAGATATCTATCTTAAGACTAAATCTCAAGGTTTTGGTGATGAAGTTCAAAGAAGAATTATGCTTGGTTCCTTTGTACTAAGTAGTGGTTATTATGATGCTTATTATATAAAAGCTCAAAAAGTAAGACATCTAATAAAAGACAATTATGATAGAATATTACAAAATGCAGATTTGATTCTTTCTCCAGTAGCACCAACAACTGCTCCAAAGTTTGGTGCATTTTCAACACCTCTTGAGATGTATTTAAGTGATATTTATACAATATCAGTAAATCTTGCAGGACTTCCAGCAATATCTTTACCAGTTGGAAAAGACAGTGAAGGTATGCCTATTGGATTACAATTAATTGGTAAAGCATTTGATGAACAAACACTTTTTGATGGTGCTTTAAGTTTAGAACAATCTGTTAATTACAAAGGATAA
- the rpsD gene encoding 30S ribosomal protein S4 — MARYRGPVEKVERRLNADLGLKGERRLAGKSALEKRPYAPGQHGQRRTKISEYGLQLREKQKAKYIYGISEKQFAKYFKEAARRTGNTGENLIIMLEQRLDNVVYRMGFATTRRFARQLTTHGHILVDGQKVDIPSYVVRPGQKVEIREKSKSNPQVLRAIELTNQTGMVDWVDVEKEKQYGIFTRLPQREEVVIPVEERLVVELYSK, encoded by the coding sequence ATGGCAAGATATAGAGGACCAGTAGAAAAAGTAGAAAGAAGATTAAACGCTGATCTAGGCCTTAAAGGTGAAAGAAGATTAGCTGGTAAAAGTGCATTAGAAAAAAGACCATATGCTCCTGGACAACATGGACAAAGAAGAACAAAAATTTCTGAGTATGGTTTACAATTAAGAGAAAAGCAAAAAGCTAAGTATATTTATGGTATTTCTGAAAAACAATTTGCAAAATACTTCAAAGAAGCTGCAAGAAGAACTGGTAACACAGGGGAAAACCTAATTATTATGCTTGAGCAAAGACTTGATAATGTAGTTTATAGAATGGGTTTTGCAACTACTAGAAGATTTGCAAGACAACTTACAACTCATGGACATATCTTAGTAGATGGACAAAAAGTTGATATCCCTTCTTATGTAGTAAGACCAGGGCAAAAAGTTGAAATTAGAGAAAAATCTAAAAGTAATCCACAAGTTTTAAGAGCAATCGAACTTACAAATCAAACAGGTATGGTTGATTGGGTTGATGTTGAAAAAGAAAAACAATATGGTATATTCACAAGATTACCACAAAGAGAAGAGGTTGTTATACCAGTTGAAGAGAGACTTGTAGTTGAGTTATATTCTAAGTAA
- a CDS encoding exodeoxyribonuclease VII small subunit, translated as MEENNIVSFEQKLQKAQELLKELSNPEIALTKSVEIYKLGLKELEEASQMLESAKVEFEVLNKPAN; from the coding sequence ATGGAAGAGAATAATATAGTATCGTTTGAGCAAAAGTTACAAAAGGCTCAAGAACTATTAAAAGAGTTAAGTAATCCAGAAATTGCTTTAACAAAAAGTGTAGAAATTTATAAATTGGGCTTAAAAGAGTTAGAAGAAGCATCTCAAATGCTCGAAAGCGCAAAAGTGGAGTTTGAAGTATTAAATAAACCTGCAAACTGA